The Mechercharimyces sp. CAU 1602 genome includes a region encoding these proteins:
- a CDS encoding manganese efflux pump MntP family protein has translation MELTLPQWGQLMTLSMIAIALGLDAFSLGIGIGVKGILFRQVVIISTWIGLSHMAMPLLGYVIGGYLSQVFQEIGTLVGGSLFFLLGGHMLLSSLWKGKKSRGIHPQHWIGIIFFSFSVSVDSLSAGLSIGLFRSNLLIAVLLFGFASACMAALGMMLGRTSGDWLGDYSEAIGGTILILLGCKFLW, from the coding sequence ATGGAGTTGACATTGCCGCAATGGGGTCAACTGATGACCTTATCAATGATTGCGATTGCTCTCGGTTTGGATGCCTTCTCGCTAGGGATCGGGATTGGTGTAAAAGGAATTTTGTTCCGACAAGTGGTGATAATCAGTACATGGATTGGGTTGTCTCACATGGCGATGCCTCTGCTCGGATATGTGATTGGTGGATATTTAAGTCAGGTGTTTCAAGAGATAGGAACCCTTGTGGGAGGGAGCCTATTTTTCCTCCTCGGAGGTCACATGTTGCTCAGTAGTCTGTGGAAAGGAAAGAAGAGTAGAGGGATACATCCACAGCATTGGATTGGAATCATATTTTTCTCCTTCAGTGTGAGCGTAGATTCATTGTCAGCTGGATTGTCGATTGGTTTATTTCGATCGAACCTCTTGATTGCGGTACTGTTGTTTGGATTTGCGAGCGCCTGCATGGCTGCCCTTGGAATGATGTTAGGACGTACTTCTGGTGATTGGTTGGGTGATTACAGTGAAGCGATCGGTGGCACGATTTTAATCTTACTCGGGTGTAAATTTCTATGGTGA
- a CDS encoding L-threonylcarbamoyladenylate synthase, which translates to MKKIFHREGEQQLDERKTQRWEVSSHPPWNQDERNSLQQAAQMLMKGKLVAFPTETVYGLGADATSEEAVYEIFRAKGRPADNPLIVHIGQLSQVEQLVSGVSSVAERLMYHFWPGPLTLILPHNGSVATPVTAGLDTVGIRFPRHPVAEALLKETNLAIAAPSANRSGRPSPTEAAHVWSDLQGRIGGLLDSGSTGIGVESTVVDVSGDIPMLLRPGGIAREQLMEVVPQLQVDPALIEGSVRPRSPGMKYRHYAPMGDLWLVDGKPEEQVLHIQRLADEACALDLKVAILTTEEHQSAYGDHAVILCGRRSDPSSVAHHLFRALRQCDQMEAQVILAETFPSVGLFDSVMNRLQKAGKGMLSPHRSPTSFSSLF; encoded by the coding sequence ATGAAGAAGATATTTCATAGGGAAGGTGAACAGCAGTTGGATGAACGGAAGACTCAGAGGTGGGAGGTTTCATCTCATCCACCTTGGAATCAGGACGAGCGCAATTCGCTACAGCAAGCAGCGCAAATGTTAATGAAAGGTAAATTAGTCGCTTTTCCGACAGAAACAGTGTATGGGCTGGGGGCGGATGCTACCTCAGAAGAGGCAGTATATGAAATCTTTCGCGCAAAAGGTCGCCCAGCCGATAACCCGTTGATCGTTCATATTGGACAACTCTCGCAGGTTGAACAACTGGTATCGGGCGTTTCATCTGTGGCAGAACGGTTGATGTATCACTTTTGGCCGGGGCCTTTAACACTCATTCTCCCTCATAACGGTTCGGTTGCCACACCGGTGACTGCAGGCTTAGATACAGTGGGAATACGTTTTCCCCGGCATCCCGTAGCCGAGGCACTGTTGAAAGAGACAAATCTGGCTATCGCAGCACCTAGCGCTAATCGCTCAGGGCGACCTAGTCCAACAGAAGCGGCTCACGTGTGGAGTGATTTGCAGGGGAGAATAGGCGGATTATTGGATAGTGGATCGACAGGAATTGGGGTAGAATCGACAGTCGTTGACGTAAGTGGCGACATCCCTATGCTCCTCAGACCAGGGGGCATTGCTCGTGAACAATTAATGGAGGTGGTTCCACAGCTACAGGTGGATCCTGCCTTGATAGAGGGGAGCGTTCGCCCCCGCTCGCCTGGCATGAAGTACCGTCATTATGCTCCTATGGGGGATTTATGGTTGGTAGACGGAAAGCCAGAAGAGCAAGTCCTTCATATTCAAAGATTGGCTGATGAAGCATGCGCACTCGATCTGAAGGTTGCGATCTTAACGACGGAAGAGCATCAGTCGGCGTATGGTGATCATGCGGTAATTCTTTGTGGGCGACGCTCTGATCCAAGCAGTGTTGCTCACCATCTTTTTCGTGCATTGCGTCAATGTGACCAGATGGAAGCTCAAGTAATTTTGGCGGAAACTTTTCCGTCAGTCGGTCTATTTGACTCCGTGATGAATCGGTTGCAAAAAGCGGGGAAAGGCATGCTCTCACCCCATAGAAGTCCCACCTCCTTTTCTTCCCTGTTCTGA
- a CDS encoding GNAT family N-acetyltransferase → MFLIRRAEERDITPICQLLCQAGLHEEGVDKHIDHFLVIEREEDEQILGAVGIEVYGDEGLLRSFVIESEVWNGKVGLELFGAALSFAQYLRLTKVYLFAGVTKRFFEEAGFTQVPWEVLPVELKKSDHIHHAREKGGVLMVTSLSQVKQSQV, encoded by the coding sequence ATGTTTTTGATTAGACGTGCGGAGGAACGTGATATCACTCCTATATGTCAACTGCTTTGTCAAGCGGGTCTACATGAAGAGGGGGTGGACAAGCATATTGATCACTTTCTTGTGATTGAACGAGAAGAGGATGAACAAATTTTAGGAGCTGTCGGAATCGAAGTATATGGAGACGAGGGATTATTGCGTTCCTTTGTAATAGAAAGTGAGGTTTGGAATGGAAAAGTAGGCTTAGAATTGTTCGGGGCAGCGCTCTCCTTTGCACAATACTTACGATTAACCAAGGTGTACCTCTTTGCCGGAGTGACTAAACGGTTTTTTGAGGAGGCAGGCTTTACGCAGGTTCCGTGGGAAGTATTACCTGTAGAGTTAAAAAAATCTGACCATATACACCATGCGCGTGAAAAAGGTGGAGTGCTGATGGTCACATCTTTGAGCCAAGTCAAGCAGTCACAAGTGTAA
- the spoIIR gene encoding stage II sporulation protein R — MRIRTYTFLLMIAALVSGFLYLTNGEDAVVAATTFQENDTAIPEESIRLRILANSDTVQDQALKQKVRDAVLEEMGGWVNQPNTLVEARSLVKDHIPTFEGLAAKIVKQHGYDYEVDVDFGQVPFPTKMYGNRVYPAGEYEALRITIGEGEGDNWWCVLFPPLCFVDMSNGDAVSEDEKISQATAMVAEAEALANPVTRTVTTSTKDKPVEVRFFFVDSLKEFFTGLFK; from the coding sequence ATGCGAATACGCACTTATACATTTTTATTGATGATAGCGGCATTAGTAAGCGGTTTTCTGTACCTGACCAATGGTGAAGATGCTGTAGTAGCGGCGACAACCTTTCAAGAAAATGACACTGCGATTCCAGAGGAGTCGATACGCCTCCGAATTTTAGCCAACAGCGATACTGTGCAAGATCAGGCACTGAAGCAGAAAGTAAGGGATGCCGTGCTAGAGGAGATGGGGGGATGGGTAAATCAACCTAATACCTTAGTAGAAGCGCGTTCACTAGTAAAAGATCACATTCCCACATTTGAAGGATTAGCAGCTAAAATTGTGAAGCAGCATGGCTACGATTATGAAGTGGATGTAGACTTTGGACAAGTTCCCTTCCCTACAAAAATGTATGGTAACCGTGTTTATCCTGCAGGTGAGTATGAAGCACTCCGTATCACAATCGGGGAAGGGGAAGGGGATAATTGGTGGTGTGTTCTCTTTCCACCTCTCTGTTTTGTCGATATGAGTAATGGCGACGCCGTCTCAGAAGATGAGAAAATCTCACAAGCGACAGCGATGGTGGCAGAGGCAGAGGCATTAGCCAATCCAGTTACGCGTACAGTTACTACATCCACAAAAGACAAGCCGGTTGAGGTAAGGTTCTTCTTCGTCGACTCCCTGAAGGAATTTTTCACCGGACTATTTAAATAA
- the prmC gene encoding peptide chain release factor N(5)-glutamine methyltransferase — protein sequence MHKLGTIREAYRQASSFLREHGIESADREAEWMMIHLLQLERTSYFLQLDHPFPSTLASQLEDMLQQRSSGYPIQYILGEHEFYGRVFAVNPSVLIPRPETELLIEAVLQRADKLWQESELKMADIGTGSGAIVTTLALERPQWQCFAIDVSSAALQVAKQNANQLGVGERVNWSEGEWLTPLIQTGVELDIIVSNPPYIPSVEIASLQVEVRSHEPHLALDGGEDGLSPYRILSKQAQSCLKERGMIAFEVGAGQGEEVAALLEEWLEHVEVKVDLAGIERMVIGWRT from the coding sequence ATGCATAAACTAGGTACGATTCGGGAAGCCTACCGACAGGCTTCTTCTTTTTTACGTGAGCATGGAATCGAAAGCGCAGACCGAGAAGCGGAATGGATGATGATTCATCTATTACAGCTTGAAAGAACATCCTATTTTCTACAGTTAGATCACCCTTTTCCCTCTACACTAGCTTCCCAACTAGAAGATATGTTACAACAGCGAAGCAGTGGATACCCCATACAGTATATATTGGGTGAGCATGAGTTTTATGGACGCGTCTTCGCTGTCAACCCTTCTGTGTTGATTCCACGTCCGGAGACAGAGCTTTTAATAGAGGCGGTGCTACAGCGAGCGGACAAGCTGTGGCAGGAGTCAGAGTTAAAGATGGCTGACATCGGTACAGGCAGTGGGGCAATCGTTACTACATTGGCGTTAGAACGCCCACAGTGGCAATGTTTTGCTATTGATGTGTCATCCGCTGCCTTGCAGGTTGCTAAGCAGAATGCGAATCAATTGGGTGTAGGCGAGCGAGTGAACTGGTCTGAAGGTGAGTGGCTCACCCCGCTCATACAGACAGGGGTGGAGCTGGATATCATCGTCTCTAACCCTCCCTATATTCCCAGTGTAGAGATCGCATCCTTGCAAGTAGAAGTACGCTCCCATGAACCCCACTTGGCGCTTGATGGAGGAGAGGATGGCTTATCTCCCTATCGCATCCTCAGTAAGCAGGCACAATCGTGTTTAAAAGAGCGGGGGATGATCGCATTTGAAGTGGGAGCAGGCCAAGGCGAAGAAGTAGCTGCTCTCTTGGAGGAGTGGTTGGAGCATGTAGAGGTGAAAGTTGATCTGGCTGGGATTGAGCGCATGGTAATCGGGTGGCGCACATAG
- the prfA gene encoding peptide chain release factor 1 yields MLHRLESIHDRYEELNRLLMDPEVLNDPKRLRQYSKEQSDLEGKHQAYMEYKQVLEELEGARSMQADKMDDEMREMVKAEIDELTTAKESLEERIKVLLLPKDPNDDKNVIVEIRGAAGGEEAALFASNLYRMYSRYAERLGWKTEILETNTTGLGGFKEVVFSIQGRGAYSRLKYESGAHRVQRVPTTESGGRIHTSTATVAVLPEAEEVDIEVHDKDLRIDTFCSSGPGGQSVNTTKSAVRITHLPTGVVVSCQDEKSQIKNKDKAMRVLRARLLDQKQQEEAAKMADARKSQVGSGDRSERIRTYNYPQSRVTDHRIGLTLHKLELILDGDLDEVIDSLVLEEQSSLLKEASE; encoded by the coding sequence GTGTTACATCGATTGGAATCGATTCATGATCGCTATGAGGAGTTGAATCGCCTCCTTATGGATCCAGAAGTGTTAAATGACCCGAAGCGGTTACGTCAATATTCAAAAGAGCAATCTGATTTAGAGGGAAAACATCAAGCATATATGGAGTATAAGCAAGTCCTTGAAGAATTAGAAGGTGCTCGTTCCATGCAAGCAGATAAAATGGACGATGAGATGCGTGAAATGGTAAAAGCGGAGATTGATGAGCTGACCACAGCGAAAGAATCGCTTGAAGAACGCATCAAAGTATTGCTTCTTCCAAAAGATCCCAATGATGATAAAAACGTTATTGTCGAGATTCGGGGCGCAGCTGGGGGGGAAGAAGCAGCGTTATTTGCTTCCAATCTGTATCGTATGTACTCTCGCTATGCAGAGCGTTTAGGTTGGAAGACTGAAATCTTAGAAACGAACACCACTGGCCTAGGCGGCTTTAAAGAAGTAGTCTTCTCTATTCAGGGGAGGGGAGCGTACAGTCGCTTAAAGTATGAAAGTGGTGCTCATCGTGTGCAACGTGTACCAACTACGGAGTCAGGGGGACGTATTCACACATCCACAGCTACTGTCGCTGTGTTGCCAGAAGCGGAAGAAGTAGATATTGAAGTTCATGATAAGGATTTGCGCATTGATACATTTTGTTCCAGTGGGCCGGGAGGACAAAGTGTAAATACGACTAAGTCTGCGGTACGGATTACGCACCTTCCAACCGGTGTGGTGGTTTCGTGCCAGGATGAAAAGTCACAGATTAAGAATAAAGATAAAGCGATGCGCGTACTACGAGCTCGTCTGTTGGATCAGAAGCAACAAGAAGAAGCGGCAAAGATGGCAGACGCTCGAAAATCTCAAGTGGGCTCAGGAGATCGCAGTGAGCGTATCCGAACCTATAACTATCCGCAAAGTCGGGTAACCGACCACCGGATAGGGTTAACGCTGCATAAGCTGGAGCTAATCCTAGATGGTGATTTGGATGAAGTGATTGATTCACTCGTTTTAGAAGAGCAATCCTCACTCCTGAAAGAGGCAAGCGAATAG
- a CDS encoding CPBP family intramembrane glutamic endopeptidase: MLEILSMIFTFLPFIFILVLANVVDRLRSGGDNPSAGTVVGVITILLTVGLLLLSWLLAIGNMMLPAFTGETITQANTSALFMEKLPYIVGISISTLLGMFLLIPAVRRLVAKVIPINPTQQVHAVSLSFSTLILLQMFMTLGMGLDSLADLEQQMPLASIWAQDIMLFILGLLGVGWVVRHQLTPTLNRLGIVLPTLSNVATGVFMGFALFAIIISIELIFNYLGIAMTNKEVEDATESLIGPLTASLPGVLTLGFAAALGEETIFRGALLPRFGLVLSSLLFALLHSQYGLSSSTFIVFILGLILGVIRMRTNTTTAMLTHATYNISLGLIALYAT; this comes from the coding sequence TTGTTAGAAATCTTATCGATGATATTCACCTTTCTCCCGTTTATCTTCATTCTCGTACTCGCTAATGTCGTAGATCGGTTACGATCAGGAGGAGACAACCCATCTGCCGGAACGGTTGTGGGAGTTATTACGATTCTTCTTACTGTCGGTTTACTCCTACTCTCATGGTTGTTAGCGATCGGTAACATGATGCTACCCGCTTTTACGGGAGAAACCATCACACAAGCAAACACGTCCGCACTGTTTATGGAGAAACTTCCTTATATCGTCGGAATCAGCATTTCCACGCTATTGGGTATGTTCTTGCTCATTCCAGCCGTGCGACGACTAGTGGCAAAAGTGATTCCCATTAACCCCACACAGCAAGTACACGCTGTCTCCCTCTCCTTTTCCACCCTGATCCTGTTGCAAATGTTTATGACATTAGGAATGGGACTAGACAGTTTAGCCGATTTGGAGCAGCAGATGCCACTTGCATCCATCTGGGCACAAGATATTATGCTCTTCATCCTGGGATTACTTGGAGTTGGGTGGGTGGTTCGTCATCAGTTGACTCCCACTTTGAATCGATTAGGCATCGTTTTACCCACCCTTTCTAATGTGGCAACAGGAGTATTTATGGGCTTTGCTTTATTTGCGATTATCATCAGTATTGAGTTGATTTTCAACTATTTAGGTATAGCGATGACAAATAAAGAAGTTGAAGATGCGACAGAAAGTTTGATCGGGCCTCTAACCGCATCCCTTCCGGGTGTGCTTACACTCGGGTTCGCCGCTGCACTCGGAGAAGAAACGATCTTTCGTGGTGCATTATTGCCCCGCTTTGGTCTCGTATTAAGCTCACTCTTATTCGCCTTACTCCACAGCCAATATGGATTGAGCTCCTCTACATTTATCGTCTTTATACTCGGTCTAATCCTTGGAGTCATTCGCATGCGCACCAACACAACGACAGCTATGCTTACGCATGCCACCTATAATATCTCACTCGGTCTTATCGCCCTGTACGCGACATAA
- a CDS encoding thymidine kinase — translation MNIIYMQQGAIPPREGWIEIICGGMFSGKSEELIRRIRRARIARMRVVVYKPKIDDRYRAGEISSHNGLHVEAISVNVAQEIWASLPDEVQVVAIDEVQFFDDEIVEVASRMATEGKRVICAGLDQDFRGHPFGPTPQLLAVAEHVTKLQAICVHCGAPASRTQRLLQQQPAKKDDSIIQVGAAEQYEARCRHCHQVEL, via the coding sequence ATGAACATCATATATATGCAACAAGGTGCGATTCCTCCGCGTGAGGGGTGGATTGAGATTATCTGCGGAGGAATGTTTTCGGGTAAGAGCGAAGAGTTGATCCGGCGAATTCGACGCGCGCGTATTGCAAGGATGCGAGTTGTTGTTTATAAGCCCAAGATTGATGATCGTTATCGGGCAGGGGAGATCAGTTCACATAATGGTCTTCATGTGGAGGCCATCTCGGTAAATGTTGCGCAAGAAATTTGGGCTAGCTTACCGGATGAAGTGCAGGTTGTAGCAATCGATGAGGTACAGTTTTTTGATGACGAAATTGTAGAAGTGGCTAGCCGGATGGCAACAGAAGGAAAAAGAGTGATTTGTGCAGGTTTGGATCAAGATTTTCGTGGTCACCCATTTGGTCCCACACCGCAGTTATTAGCCGTTGCCGAACACGTTACGAAGCTGCAAGCTATCTGTGTTCATTGCGGGGCTCCTGCTAGCCGTACACAGCGTTTATTGCAGCAGCAACCAGCGAAAAAGGATGATTCGATAATTCAAGTGGGTGCGGCTGAACAGTATGAGGCGCGTTGTCGTCACTGTCACCAAGTAGAACTGTAG
- the rpmE gene encoding 50S ribosomal protein L31, which produces MKTAIHPEYKMTTVTCACGNTFETGSTKESLRVDICSECHPFYTGKQKLINAGGRVDRFKKKYNMK; this is translated from the coding sequence ATGAAAACAGCAATTCATCCCGAATATAAAATGACGACCGTGACATGTGCATGCGGTAACACATTTGAAACAGGTTCGACCAAAGAATCCTTGCGTGTGGATATTTGTTCGGAATGCCATCCTTTCTATACAGGTAAGCAGAAACTGATCAACGCAGGTGGTCGTGTCGATCGCTTTAAGAAAAAATATAACATGAAGTAA
- a CDS encoding M23 family metallopeptidase: MTNKKALLASSLSLCTVTWVTGNSSTALAMDTDEFLPPERMDTKEEKVAQQALVQYLNPIASVDEDHLATPVLDEVVYRVKGGDTLYGIGRKYGTTPKEIALHNGITNDWAIYPGQKIKMPYQVKRVRVQEKDTIKSLAKKYKTSPSLLRVLNEKEDLELLYVGQVIRVPSKEKIKKEKVALATSKSKAKVDATSGFIWPVKGQITSRFGWRGGAMHKGMDITNANKSANVIVSAKAGEVTRAGYSGGYGNLVVVDHGGGWVTYYAHLSKLIVSKGQRLGRGEALGYMGTTGDSTGVHLHLEVRKHDNPIDPLSVLP, from the coding sequence ATGACCAATAAAAAAGCCCTTCTCGCTTCTTCGCTTTCCTTATGTACAGTAACTTGGGTTACTGGTAACAGTTCAACCGCACTGGCCATGGATACAGATGAATTCCTCCCACCAGAGCGTATGGATACCAAAGAAGAGAAAGTTGCGCAACAAGCACTGGTGCAGTATTTAAATCCGATCGCATCCGTGGATGAAGACCATTTGGCCACCCCTGTATTGGATGAAGTCGTCTATCGTGTTAAAGGGGGGGATACTCTTTATGGAATTGGAAGAAAGTATGGAACTACTCCCAAAGAGATCGCTCTTCACAACGGAATTACCAACGATTGGGCAATTTACCCAGGTCAAAAGATTAAGATGCCGTACCAAGTAAAGCGTGTGCGTGTTCAGGAAAAAGATACGATCAAGAGTCTGGCAAAGAAATATAAGACCAGTCCTTCTTTGTTGCGCGTACTAAATGAAAAGGAAGATTTAGAACTTCTCTACGTAGGACAGGTTATTCGCGTTCCCAGTAAAGAAAAAATCAAAAAAGAGAAAGTGGCATTAGCCACATCGAAATCGAAGGCGAAGGTGGATGCTACTTCTGGTTTTATCTGGCCAGTAAAAGGGCAAATCACCAGTCGTTTTGGTTGGCGTGGAGGTGCCATGCATAAGGGGATGGATATCACCAACGCTAACAAGTCGGCCAATGTTATTGTAAGTGCTAAAGCGGGTGAGGTCACCCGCGCAGGCTATAGTGGTGGCTACGGAAATTTAGTTGTCGTTGATCATGGTGGTGGTTGGGTTACGTACTATGCACACTTAAGTAAGCTCATTGTTAGTAAAGGGCAACGGTTAGGTAGGGGAGAAGCACTGGGATATATGGGAACGACCGGGGACTCTACGGGTGTTCATCTCCATCTGGAGGTGCGAAAGCATGATAATCCGATTGATCCTCTCTCCGTCCTACCATAA
- the rho gene encoding transcription termination factor Rho yields the protein MEVTLKVLESSRMADLFQLARDYHIPYYSQMKKKELVLAILKANAEAEGLLFMSGVLDMMADGYGFLRAHQYLPSKEDIYISASQIRRFSLRSGDLVAGKVRPPKENERYYGLLHVEAVNGEDPHRIQNRPQFSSLTPLYPQQKLFLETQPEQLSTRIMDMVTPVGLGQRGLVVAQPKAGKTMLLKEIANSITTNHPEVELFVLLIDERPEEVTDMQRSVKGEVVSSTFDEVPENHIKVAELVMDRAQRLVEQKKDVVILLDSITRLARAYNLVIPPSGRTLSGGIDPAAFHRPKRFFGAARNIEEGGSLTILATALVDTGSRMDDVIYEEFKGTGNMELHLERRLAERRVFPAIDLRRSGTRREELLLSKEDLEKLWSLRKTMSDSPDYVEAFLRKLRYYKTNEEFLSSLQTNNPRSSTNAS from the coding sequence ATGGAAGTAACATTGAAAGTATTAGAGTCGAGCCGGATGGCGGATTTATTCCAATTAGCGAGGGATTATCATATTCCCTACTATAGTCAGATGAAGAAAAAAGAGCTCGTTCTCGCTATCTTAAAGGCGAATGCGGAGGCAGAAGGACTTCTGTTTATGTCAGGGGTTCTTGATATGATGGCAGATGGATATGGATTTTTGCGGGCTCATCAATACCTTCCCTCCAAAGAGGACATCTATATCTCTGCCTCACAAATTCGTCGTTTTAGTTTGCGCTCGGGAGATTTAGTAGCTGGAAAGGTGCGTCCACCGAAAGAGAATGAGCGTTATTATGGACTCCTCCACGTGGAGGCAGTAAATGGTGAAGATCCGCATCGCATTCAAAACCGCCCTCAGTTCTCCTCCTTAACTCCATTATATCCGCAGCAAAAGCTTTTTTTAGAAACGCAACCAGAACAGTTATCAACCCGTATTATGGATATGGTGACCCCAGTAGGATTGGGACAGCGTGGTTTAGTGGTGGCGCAACCTAAAGCTGGGAAAACGATGCTACTTAAGGAGATTGCCAATAGCATTACAACGAACCATCCTGAGGTAGAGTTGTTTGTCCTCTTGATTGACGAACGACCAGAAGAAGTAACGGATATGCAGCGCTCTGTTAAAGGGGAAGTTGTAAGTTCTACTTTTGATGAGGTGCCAGAAAATCATATCAAAGTGGCAGAGCTTGTAATGGATCGTGCGCAAAGGTTAGTAGAACAGAAGAAAGACGTGGTAATTCTCTTAGATAGTATTACGCGTTTGGCGCGCGCATACAATTTAGTGATTCCTCCAAGTGGTCGTACCCTTTCTGGAGGTATAGATCCGGCGGCTTTTCATCGACCAAAGCGATTCTTTGGTGCCGCGCGTAATATTGAAGAGGGCGGTAGCCTGACCATCTTGGCGACTGCATTGGTTGATACGGGTTCGCGCATGGATGATGTGATATATGAGGAGTTTAAAGGAACTGGTAATATGGAACTTCATCTTGAACGAAGATTAGCCGAGCGACGGGTATTTCCGGCTATCGACTTGCGACGCTCTGGGACAAGGCGTGAAGAGCTACTTTTATCGAAAGAGGATTTAGAAAAGTTGTGGTCACTGCGCAAAACGATGTCTGATAGCCCAGATTACGTGGAAGCGTTTTTGCGAAAACTGCGCTATTATAAGACAAACGAAGAATTTTTATCCTCATTACAGACGAACAACCCCCGTTCCTCCACAAATGCTTCTTAA
- the glpX gene encoding class II fructose-bisphosphatase: MERSLTMELVRVTEAAAIQSGRWMGFGKKDEADEAATSAMRKVFDTIPMRGTVVIGEGEMDEAPMLYIGEKLGLGYLPEVDVAVDPLEGTNIVAHGLWNALSVVAIAERGHLLHAPDMYMDKIAVGPDAVGVVNIDAPVKDNLQAVAKASGKEIADLVAVILDRPRHAKLIEEVRAAGARIKLIPDGDVAAAMNTAFPDTGVDILFGSGGAPEGVLAAVALKCLGGELQGRLLPENDEQVERCAKMGIREVNQILYMNDLVKGDDAIFAATGVTDGELLQGVRYSGTVATTHSLVMRAKTGTVRFVEGKHRLEKKPNLVLGQE; the protein is encoded by the coding sequence ATGGAAAGAAGTTTAACGATGGAATTGGTTCGAGTGACAGAAGCGGCAGCCATACAGTCAGGGCGTTGGATGGGATTCGGAAAAAAAGATGAAGCAGATGAAGCAGCGACCAGTGCGATGCGGAAAGTGTTTGACACCATCCCGATGCGTGGCACAGTAGTGATAGGCGAAGGAGAGATGGATGAGGCTCCGATGCTTTATATTGGGGAGAAATTAGGTCTGGGATATTTGCCTGAAGTAGATGTAGCGGTCGACCCTCTTGAGGGAACCAACATCGTTGCACACGGATTATGGAATGCACTCTCAGTAGTAGCGATAGCAGAGCGTGGTCATCTTTTGCACGCGCCTGATATGTATATGGATAAAATTGCGGTTGGACCGGATGCTGTAGGCGTGGTTAATATTGATGCGCCGGTGAAGGATAATCTGCAAGCTGTGGCGAAAGCATCGGGGAAAGAGATTGCAGATCTGGTAGCGGTTATCTTGGATCGTCCTCGCCATGCCAAGCTGATCGAAGAAGTGCGAGCAGCAGGAGCGCGTATCAAGCTCATACCGGATGGTGATGTAGCAGCAGCGATGAATACAGCCTTTCCCGACACAGGGGTAGATATCTTGTTTGGGAGTGGTGGAGCTCCAGAAGGTGTGTTGGCAGCTGTTGCTTTGAAATGTTTAGGTGGAGAACTGCAAGGTCGACTGTTGCCGGAAAATGATGAGCAGGTCGAACGCTGTGCAAAGATGGGGATCCGGGAAGTAAATCAGATTTTGTATATGAACGACCTCGTCAAAGGGGATGATGCGATTTTTGCTGCTACGGGTGTGACGGACGGAGAGTTATTACAAGGGGTTCGTTACAGTGGAACCGTTGCGACGACGCATTCTTTGGTGATGCGTGCTAAAACGGGAACGGTTCGCTTTGTTGAAGGAAAGCATCGTTTGGAGAAGAAACCGAATCTCGTTTTGGGACAGGAATAG